From the genome of Triticum aestivum cultivar Chinese Spring chromosome 3B, IWGSC CS RefSeq v2.1, whole genome shotgun sequence, one region includes:
- the LOC123072400 gene encoding uncharacterized protein: MASRALAALSIQPRLGGGASALGRPAVRVRARPPRRRRPMVVRAGGPPSTNVLILAFVLPLSLFVGTLVAAARVADDLDERFLREMEINKAILEENEASSEEAADGGGEYVVNGDEAALPAAEKEQVLVTATGTGTRARNRPKREVY; encoded by the exons ATGGCTTCTCGAGCCCTCGCCGCGCTGTCCATCCAGCCGCGCCTCGGCGGGGGCGCGTCGGCGCTCGGACGGCCCGCCGTCCGCGTCCGCGCCAGGCCGCCGCGGCGGCGCCGGCCCATGGTGGTGCGGGCGGGCGGGCCGCCGAGCACCAACGTGCTCATCCTCGCCTTCGTGCTCCCGCTCTCGCTCTTCGTCGGcaccctcgtcgccgccgcccgcgtcgccgaCGACCTCGACGAGCGGTTCCTCCGGGAG ATGGAGATCAACAAGGCGATACTGGAGGAGAACGAGGCTTCCTCCGAGGAGGCGGCAGACGGCGGCGGAGAGTACGTCGTCAACGGAGACGAGGCCGCGTTGCCGGCGGCGGAGAAGGAGCAGGTCCTTGTCACAGCTACTGGCACTGGCACGCGCGCCAGGAACAGGCCGAAAAGGGAAGTGTATTAG
- the LOC123072399 gene encoding BTB/POZ domain-containing protein At2g30600, giving the protein MRVEDKKRSLTVAPFKCAWGEEFRFVEAGRGCIAFEASAQNDVTLVFREQPGSQHYHYKMDSSRHYAVILGSHRNKRLKIEVDGRTVVDEAGVGLCRSSSFQSYWISIYDGLISIGQGRHPNNNVLFQWLDPDPNQNVQYVGLSSWDKHVGYRNISVLPSAPQNSIRWSQIEYAYAERHGEGGHAKNEESKDGCEQRVIADFLESLDFSDAMFVVGSERKVVPAHKIVLVASGEFDFISMSGTAIELPSFSYPVLHSLLEYIYTGSTQIAEWQLDSLLELSLQFKVKPLVKRCEEMLDCFTKMDNDRSVSSRNLEVSSSGSQAHQVDYFPFKAPVSVQKIKQFLASGEHSDINIFVGGQGFVAKAHKLVLSLWSMPFAKMFTNGMKESSAPNVFFEDASAEAFSLLLQFMYSGELKVDNQYITPALVQLLLLSDQFAITVLQFECCKRIMEFLSEDTVCSVLQAVSSIPSCKLLEEMCKQNFATHFDYCTTACTDFVLLDEATFKDILQQGDMTVTSEEKVLDAILTWCMEACETFYWSSVDKLLSTSTPEQLFGERLTAINTLLPFVRFPLMPPSLLQRMEKSNLAKHIQLFRQLVAEAIEFSNAGPWMMMTNKCERFLHRRSSYRELQYISDGDNNGVIYYAGTSFGKHQWINPVLAKNITVTASSPNSRYTDPKALVSKNYQGTCFAGPRDEDGKKCSWWMVDIGQDHQLMCNYYTVRQDGSTAFMRSWVLQGSMDGENWTSLVVNEDERAICQPGQFASWPITGPSALLPFRFFRLALTGPTTSNTWNLCICFLELYGYFR; this is encoded by the exons ATGAGAGTAGAGGACAAAAAGAGATCCCTAACAGTTGCCCCCTTCAAGTGTGCTTGGGGCGAGGAGTTCCGATTTGTGGAGGCTGGGCGTGGCTGCATTGCGTTTGAGGCATCTGCCCAGAATGATGTTACCCTGGTGTTCCGTGAACAGCCTGGGAGCCAGCACTACCACTACAAAATGGACAGCAGTCGTCATTACGCTGTCATCTTGGGTAGCCATAGGAACAAAAGGTTGAAGATTGAAGTGGACGGAAGGACTGTTGTCGATGAAGCTGGAGTCGGCCTATGCCGCTCATCATCTTTCCAGAGCTACTGGATCAGCATCTATGATGGATTGATAAGCATTGGACAAGGAAGGCATCCAAACAACAATGTCCTCTTCCAGTGGCTCGACCCTGATCCCAACCAAAATGTTCAGTATGTCGGATTATCCAGCTGGGACAAGCATGTGGGCTACCGAAATATAAGTGTTCTTCCATCAGCTCCTCAAAACAGCATCCGTTGGAGTCAAATTGAGTATGCATATGCTGAGCGGCACGGGGAAGGAGGTCATGCTAAAAATGAAGAATCAAAAGATGGCTGTGAGCAAAGGGTGATTGCAGACTTTCTTGAGAGTTTGGATTTCTCCGATGCTATGTTCGTTGTTGGTAGTGAAAGAAAGGTTGTTCCTGCGCACAAAATTGTCTTGGTTGCTTCTGGAGAGTTTGATTTTATCTCAATGAGTGGAACTGCCATCGAGCTTCCGTCATTCTCCTACCCAGTTCTCCACTCGCTTCTTGAGTATATCTATACAGGGTCTACTCAG ATTGCGGAGTGGCAGCTGGATTCACTGCTGGAGTTGAGCTTACAATTTAAAGTTAAACCTTTGGTAAAACGTTGTGAAGAAATGCTCGACTGTTTTACTAAGATGGATAATGATCGCTCTGTGTCTAGTAGAAACTTAGAAGTATCAAGTAGTGGATCTCAAGCCCATCAAGTTGATTATTTCCCTTTCAAGGCTCCAGTGAGTGTGCAGAAAATCAAACAATTCCTTGCAAGTGGTGAGCATAGTGATATAAATATCTTTGTTGGTGGACAAGGTTTTGTTGCCAAGGCTCACAAACTCGTCCTTAGCTTGTGGAGCATGCCATTCGCCAAG ATGTTCACAAATGGGATGAAAGAAAGCAGTGCTCCGAATGTATTTTTCGAAGATGCTTCTGCTGAAGCATTTTCTCTCCTCCTTCAGTTTATGTACAGTGGGGAACTTAAAGTGGATAACCAGTATATCACACCTGCATTGGTTCAGCTGCTTTTATTATCAGATCAGTTCGCCATCACTGTTCTTCAGTTTGAATGCTGTAAAAGAATTATGGAATTCCTTTCAGAG GACACAGTATGTTCAGTATTACAAGCAGTGTCATCAATACCATCTTGTAAACTGCTTGAAGAAATGTGCAAACAGAATTTTGCAACACATTTTGATTATTGCACAACTGCTTGCACGGACTTTGTGCTGTTAGATGAGGCAACATTTAAGGATATTCTTCAG CAAGGTGATATGACTGTGACATCGGAAGAGAAGGTTCTGGATGCCATCTTAACATGGTGTATGGAGGCTTGTGAAACTTTTTACTGGAGTTCTGTAGATAAGCTATTAAGCACTTCAACACCAGAGCAGCTCTTTGGAGAGAGGCTCACCGCCATCAATACTTTACTACCATTTGTGCGGTTCCCTTTAATGCCGCCGTCTCTCCTTCAGCGG ATGGAGAAAAGTAACCTAGCAAAGCACATTCAACTGTTCAGACAGTTG GTTGCAGAAGCCATTGAGTTCTCTAATGCTGGTCCATGGATGATGATGACAAACAAATG CGAGAGATTTCTACATAGACGCTCAAGCTATAGAGAGCTTCAGTATATTTCTGATGGTGATAACAATGGTGTGATCTACTATGCTGGGACGTCATTCGGGAAGCATCAATGGATCAATCCTGTTTTAGCCAAG AATATCACTGTGACGGCAAGCAGCCCAAATTCGAGGTACACGGACCCAAAGGCTCTGGTTTCAAAAAATTACCAG GGGACTTGTTTTGCTGGGCCTCGagacgaagatggcaagaagtgtTCTTGGTGGATGGTAGACATTGGACAGGACCACCAG CTTATGTGCAACTACTACACGGTAAGGCAGGATGGCTCTACGGCATTCATGAGGTCTTGGGTTCTTCAG GGATCCATGGATGGTGAGAACTGGACAAGCCTCGTTGTTAACGAGGACGAGCGGGCTATTTGCCAACCAGGGCAGTTTGCATCATGGCCGATCACAGGCCCATCGGCGCTGCTGCCGTTCCGGTTCTTCCGGCTTGCTCTGACGGGGCCGACGACCAGTAACACCTGGAACCTCTGCATCTGCTTCCTGGAGCTCTACGGCTATTTCCGCTAG